Below is a window of Corvus cornix cornix isolate S_Up_H32 chromosome 2, ASM73873v5, whole genome shotgun sequence DNA.
AGACACATTTGTAGGGGCGCTCCCCAGAGTGAACCCTCATGTGTTTGTTCAGGCTGGAGGACTGAGAAAAGCTCttcccacacacagagcactggggggaggaaaaaaggaataaagttAAAAGGAAGCATGTAATggaatagttaaaaaaaaaaaaattaagtatgtgGATGATGTGCACATTTTttacatatatctatatatgcacatatatttatgtattcaTGTGTAAACACAATAGTAATTTTAAGCTGCAATAATTTGAAATACCTGGAAGTTTGGTCTTGTATTAAGAACAAATTTAGGTGCatatgcatacatacacacatgAAAATCATGCAAAATCTCAAATAATTTGTGTTAAAAttgtttcaataaaaattattttcttcaggaaaatattgatcttcagcaataaaaatatgaaaatttttgcaaaatcatttaataaaaaaatataaatcaaactccagttatttttcattcctaaaAGACAAACTTcctaaagaataaaataaccTTAAATCGACCAAGgcaagggaaaatgaaaaagaaagggattaCATGGTATTTAATACCTCATAtttaatggaatattttatcTGTTACTAATTCCATGCAGATATTCTGACAGTGCAATAATGCCATTTTAGttataaaatactttcctgaaaaaaatcacattgtaGGATGATGTATAAAACAGGTATTTGGAGAATTTTGAGGACAGATTTAACTGTGCAAGTTCAAGCAGTAGGACTTGCCCTTCCCAAGCTTTTAGAAACAGTCTGATTTtccattcccagtgctgctaGAGAAAACTGGTGCTAGAAGCAAGGTGTTTGGTGGAGATGAGTAAAGTATCTCAAAGATTTGCTTTCAACAGTTGAAAGTCTGCTTCACATTGAATGTAAAACTTTTAAGCCCTGTTTGGTTCAACAGTCACAGACACAGCTGTGGTCAGTTCTCAGACCGAGGGGTGGGGTGTGAGAAACAGACGTGAGACATCTCTCTCCTCATCCTGCCGAGCCAAGCACCTCTAAACACAAGTTAACCCCCCCACACTGTGTAAGAAAAAGAGCAACATTCACATGCAAACACCCAAAAAGCCCAggagaaattttgtttctttttaaactctCACTGAGactgtggggtttattttcctaAGCTAAATCCATTAAATTTCTTCAACCAAGCTTTGTTGAACATGACAAGCTCTTCCTGTAAAGGCAGAGCAGTCCCACCAGGAAACTGCTGGGGAaactggaggaggaggaacatTGTCAGCATCTTATCTGGACCAAAAAAAAGACTTATTAAGTCCCCCCAGAAGAGCCAGTGACTGAGGAGAGACCCGGGAGCAGGCTCACCTTGTGAGGTCTGTGCTTTTCGTGAACGTGGAGAATGTGGATCCTCAGCCTGTCTCTTTTTTCAAAGGATCGGTCACAAAGGTGACAAGGAAATTTGCGGTCCCCCTGGTCCACGCAGCGGGTGTACTTGAGGTGTTTGTCCCGGTAGTACTTGTAGGCAAAAACTTTGCCGCAGCGCTCACACTTGAAGCTCTCCCCGGCTTCTGTACAGCAGAAGGGAAAGTGCCACCTCTCTGTTACACCACGGCAGAAGGGATTCACTTCAAATCTGCATCCTTGTCAGAGCTAGGACCCCTACGGGGAATTTTAAGTCTCCAAGAGGGCAACAACTGTAAATGGATGCTGGCAATATCATTAACAAAATACATGCCGTGACTCCTGAACGTTCGCAGTGCTCCCCTTGCCTTTTTAACGGAGGGGAACAAACTAGAGCCTACGGTCTgctaaaattattcattttagCTACTAACTTCAGCAAAAACAGGATTTCATCCTTGTATCTCCATAAATAGCaagaaaacatatgaaaaaacaACTCAGAGTCCCACATAAAAACTTCTGCCCATATGGAACCATTGCAAGATATTTCTTGTCAAGAATTGTCCGTAAATTTTACCTACcatcccccccccaaaaaaaaaaaaaaaaaaattgcacaccTTTTCTATCGTTTTCAAATAACTATCGAACAAAATAACAagtttatttggctttttttttggtgtgtgtatTTCAATTCATTTTTAACCGCTGAATTTaggaaaaacactggaaattttTCAGACGTTTACacatctttttctgtctttaataaAAGTAGCTTTAGCTTAAACCTTAAGATGAAATGAACCATTTAGCATCTGTCCGAATTAGACACTTCAATACAGCAGGCACAAAATTTTCCATGCCAAATTTTCATGCCAGTTtgcttctctccctttctgctgCACCCAGCTGacccatcccttccctgctccagctcttcccGTATTGGCACAATTCTGTTTTCTCCACACATGTTTTGCTTATGAGAACATCATACTTCCTGTACATTACAAGTAGAACtatccttcccctcccctcaccCTGGCGTAAGTGCATTTGGCTTTCTTTTGCAAGCAATATTGGCGTTACGGGATCGGAACGACTTCAGCCTGCCTCATTTACTGAGAGCGTTAATTACACGAAAGTCAGGTGTGCAATCGTAAGATGGAACAGGATCAAAGCTGGAATAACCCCGAAAAGCCCATCTCGTCCCAAAACGGGACCCTGAACAACGGCGCTGTGGGGCCGAGGCAAGCTCAGCCCAGGACCACCAGATGTTTTGCAATCGTCAGAACAAACAACACTTTAAACTCTCCGAGGAACCGCTGGGAGCGGACTGCCGGCGGAAGAAAGGGGAGCCTCTTGCTCCGCGCTGCCGGCAGCCCTCGGTGCACCCCCCGGACTCCCCGGCGCCGAGGGGAAGCTTCTGCTTCGGGGTGCTggatgctgcaggaaggggCGGCCGGGGATCGGCTCCCCGGGAGGGCAGACAGACCCGAGGGACCGGGGCTGCCgggccgccgcccccgcggcAGAACCGGTCACCCACCACCGCCTCATCGCAGGGTCTGGGAagccttaaaataaaacagctggaaaaaagtgATGCCTGTGTTTCTTTACCTCGTGTGAATCTAATCCCGGCCAGGCACACGTCCGTCGGAATAAGGGGTAGTGTCACCCAAGGGGTTGCTGGAAGGCTCACCTTCGGAACGCTGCGGGGGTTTCTTCCCCTCCACCATGCCCTTCAAGCTGATGGGGATGCCCAGGAACTGCACGTAGCAATCACCGTaccacaccagcagctcctgcttcgGGAAGATTTCCTTGCAGCTTTCGTAGAAGATTTGTCCCTGGCACTGGATAGCCGTCAAATTCTGCTCCTCGGGGAACCTGGCGCAGTTCACCAGGGACATCCAGTTGCCAGCGGCGCCCTTCCCGTCTATGAAGTGGCTCAGGCCACCGTATTCAAAGAtctggagagcagagaaaacaggaTCAGGTTTGACCGACCCTTCCGCACACGTCCCGCTCCCACCACCCACACTGGGCCGGGCCCCTCTTGCAGGCTACGATAGAGGGGAGGCTGAAAGCCTCGCCCCGGCCCCGCGTTGGGGCTGCGGGGTGAGCCCGACGGTGCCTCGGCTACCTCCCACATCAGCGAGTTGTCGTCGTAAGTCTTGATCTCGCTCGTGTTGACCACTTTGCCTTGGAAAGGGCCGAAGCGGACTCCTTTCGGGATGGGGTCCGTACAGAAGACTCCGAGCTGAGACACGTCCCCGTAGGCCACCCGCAGCACCGCGAGCCCTGCGGGTGACAGGGGGCTgagcgcggcgcggcgcgggcgggcgcAGCGCGGACGGTCCCGGGCCTTACCTTCGGGTAGCTGCAGCGAGTCGCGGTCGAGCGGCGGGGCGGAGGAGTCCGCAGCCCCTGCAGAAGAGGAATCCCTCTTTCAGCACGGCACCGGCCCCCAGGAGCAGGTCCTACCTCCCCGACAGAGGCCGCAGACTGAATCACCCCTGGCTTTTCCCAGGTGTGGGCTCGTAACGCAAGAAAATCACAGGGAAATAAAGTCCGACGTGCCCCCTGCGATGGTCCTTGAGCCTGGCTGCCTGCATCCCTTGGGACTGTCCCCGAACCCTCCCGCACACCTGATTGTGTGGGAGCGCAGAAGCGACCTGCCGTCCGATGTCACCCTGTGCGCCCCTCTCGCCGCCGTCGAATACCCCCTTACCCGAGCTGGCGGGGGACACCCGGAGCCCCGAGATGGCGTGGAGGTTCCCGGTCGGCTGACTGCTCCGGAGGGCCCCGTACAGCACAGCGTTGAGCTCCTCTTCGGTGAAGTGGTACCTGTAGCTCTGCCCCGCCGCCCCGTCTGCGCCCGGACTGCGGGCAGCCCTGCGCGGGGGGCTCGGGTAGGGCGGCGAGAGCAACCCCGGGGCCCCCGTCCCGAGAGCCGAGCCCTcactgggagggaagggggccGGCAGCCTGGTGTAGACAGGCAAGgggaggctggggaagggctcGGGGGGCAGGGGGGTGGCTGGCTCAGGAAAGCGGGGACCCTGCTGAAGGTGAAGGGAGGCAGAGGCGGGGAGGAGGAAACCAGCCCGCCCAGGGATTTCAGGGGCTGGAAGAAGTCGGGTGCCGTCTCGAAGtactgggagggagggaggaaagagggGAAGTAGGAGGCGAGGCCGGCGGGGCTCATCCCGAGCGAGTCTCCGCCGTCTCCGGGGACCGACTCGCCAGCCAGGGACAGAGCCATGTCGGGAAGAGCCGGGcggggaaggaaaagagggatCTGCCGGGAAGCGGGGGGGGCAGACACCTGGGTGCTGCCGCCGCAGGGTCCCgctgcggggcgggggcgcgggaGCCGCCGCTCTCTGCCCTCCGCCGTCGGGGCGAGCGGGCCAGCCCCAGCCTACCCCCGCGGCTATATCGGCCCGAggagcggggcggggagggTGGGCACGGGCGGCGGCCCCCGCCCTGGGGGTCACACAGCCCCGGGGGCGGACTGGGGTGCTGCCCCGACCAGCACCCCTACCCCGGGGCGGAGCCACGGCTACTCACGGAGCGGCCGGGCCGCCCCTCCTCACGTCGgtgcaggggaggggaggggggtggTCCAGCCTCCCGGACCCACCTTCCCTACCGCCGGCTCTGCCCGCCGCCTCTCCAAGCCCCGGCCCAGGGCCCCGGCCGCAGGCTGGTGGACTCTGCCtctccccagagcaggaggCCGGGGTGCGGGAGCGCTGCTCCCCACGGATGACCGCCTGCTGCCGGAGGTGAGGGTTCTGCGGAGCAGGACGCAGGGCTCCCACACAGTGTTTTCGGGGGTTGCAGGTGTGTGGTTTGAATatggaaaggcagaaaacaccTCTGAAACTCCACTGGCCTGAGCACACAGGAGCAGCGCACTCTCAGTCCCTGCAGGTTCCACGGACACTGCTGAAGTGCTTTTTACTCTAGCCTGGGGCTTCCTGTTAGGTGCTTAGCAGAACACTGGGCTCCTGCTGGGGTTTTCATGGCTCCATGATCGGCCTATGCCAGCACCTGCCCAGGATGGGACCAGAGGAAGACACCTGGCCCTTGCCTCTTGCAGAGGTGCTAGGTGATTCCCGTGTCTGTGGTTTCATCCTGGGTTTTTATAGGgtttctcctgccttccttccagGTGGCTACCTGACACAATTGCAATGAAAAGGGGACTTGGAAGGGACTGCAGGATCCTAGGGGCCCAGGTGTTCACTTTGCAGAGTGTCATCCCTGCTGGTGCAGGGAGATGGAGAAATCCTCAGCCCAGAAATAACCCCATATAGGGTGTGTTACTGCAGAGCTCCCTCCTGAGTAGCTCACTCCAGCCTGGGTGACACCACACCTGCAGGCAtggagggaggggacaggatGGGCTCTGCTGCACTGTAGAGCCTGGGGACTTGAACCCATGGCTCTCTCacagagaaaggcagcaaagGCTTCCTGGGGCACAGCATAGCACAAGcaaaactgcacacagacacagctggAGTGGGGAACACAGCCAGGCTTAGCTCCTGGAGTTTTAGATGCCATTTCAGTGATTATATTTGGTAagctataaaaattaattaacataGCTCCATGTGATCCTCtctaaaatattgttttcatcCCAAAGAAGGGGTGCATTAGGAAGCACTTGAAGCAGCCCCAGAGAGAGAACCCTTGGCTCCAGACACAGTCACTGCCTGCACTTGACCAGAGGTGAAGCCATCTGTTCAATCCTGATTTCTTATCTGGCCTGAGTGAAGTGCTCTGAAACAGAGTTTGAGAAGGAATCACCGGCTGCCTGGGGGAATGAGGACGTTCAGCCCACACTCCCTCAGGCACTGCAACTCCTGCTTACCACAAGCTTTGATTTGCAAcctccctttattttttcacttagGATATAAACACTAAGACAGCAAACACAAGCACACAAcccagctggagagagacacagagctgATCCAGGCTCTCTCAGCTGCCAAAATCCCTCCCATAGCCAGTCCAACACATCTCTGTCCCCAAAGCtgagcagaaacatttctgtagtTTGCATTACATGTATTGGGCTAGTTTGTCTACCTACAACCTCATTCTCCATCCCAGCCTCTGTCAGACAAAAGTACTGGATACACCACGGAAGCTAATATGCACAGGTCTTAAGGAGAAGGTAGGAATCCAGCCTTCTACAACTTGCTTGAGATAGTCCCTTAGCTTAAATGGCCTGAtttttcagttgtcttttttggttttaattttttttttttaattttctcttctttgtgcCAAACCTCTGTTACTGGTAAAACAGAATTGATGCTGCAATGCTTTTGGAAAAGGCATTTCAACACGACTTTATTGATGCATCAGTAGCATAAAAGTAGTACTAGCACTAATCTGATTTACAGGAACAAGACTTTGAACTCTGATTGTACAGAAAAGTTTGAGCTACAGTTAGAATTTAAGTGTTGCCAGATAATCTGGAATCTTTTGACTATGCTGTGTCCAGGTATCACAGCAAAGGACGAGGGAGAGGGACTAGGGGAGGAGAGATGCTCACATTAGAGGTTCAGGAGAAATGAAGTCAAGTAAGTAcaacatgaaattttaaaattctcatcATTAATTAAATTGTAGACACGACCAGGAacaaaaagtttcctttttctagAAGCCTGATGACACAGAAtccaggagaggagaaaggctTGAGGCACCCTTGCCACTATACTGCAGCTAAATCTTTAGATGCTTTAACATCTTCTAAAAGATTAAAGGCATTTAGTGCATTAATAAAGTCATGACCTCGGGGAGAGACGTGGGGGAAGCAGAATTGCAGCCGTGCCGATGCACCCCCTGCAGTCCAATCAGCCCTGTGGACAGCCCCAGCTTAGAGGGCCCCCCTTCCCTGATTTTATGTCTTATTACAAAGTAATCAGAGAAGTCTATTAGGCTCCCTTCCCCACTGCAGGATTTTAGGGTGTATTCCTTCTTTGCAGTGATGTGGGGATGCATATTAAAGACAAGCACCAAGGGACATCCCTGCA
It encodes the following:
- the PRDM14 gene encoding PR domain zinc finger protein 14, whose product is MLCYSSTPEKLESCGSLKDSGFKNSSSLGTGDRPSDSLNAIRLNPHLRQQAVIRGEQRSRTPASCSGERQSPPACGRGPGPGLGEAAGRAGGREVLRDGTRLLPAPEIPGRAGFLLPASASLHLQQGPRFPEPATPLPPEPFPSLPLPVYTRLPAPFPPSEGSALGTGAPGLLSPPYPSPPRRAARSPGADGAAGQSYRYHFTEEELNAVLYGALRSSQPTGNLHAISGLRVSPASSGAADSSAPPLDRDSLQLPEGLAVLRVAYGDVSQLGVFCTDPIPKGVRFGPFQGKVVNTSEIKTYDDNSLMWEIFEYGGLSHFIDGKGAAGNWMSLVNCARFPEEQNLTAIQCQGQIFYESCKEIFPKQELLVWYGDCYVQFLGIPISLKGMVEGKKPPQRSEEAGESFKCERCGKVFAYKYYRDKHLKYTRCVDQGDRKFPCHLCDRSFEKRDRLRIHILHVHEKHRPHKCSVCGKSFSQSSSLNKHMRVHSGERPYKCVYCNKAFTASSILRTHIRQHSGEKPFKCKHCGKAFASHAAHDSHVRRTHSKDKGCTCSVCGQHFPEQEDYNFHMKIHAAH